One window from the genome of Candidatus Sulfotelmatobacter sp. encodes:
- the ffh gene encoding signal recognition particle protein has protein sequence MFEALSDRFQGIIRHLTGQGRLSPDNIREALRDVRRALLEADVQLDVVKEFTSRVEARAVGEGVLKSLTPGQQVVGIVHDELVSLLGKSPVTLAGSPHLPTVVLLAGLQGSGKTTFAGKLARWLKQRNKRVLLASADVYRPAAIDQLERVATTAEAGFWRAPEGATPLEIAAGALEQGRTRGFDFLVLDTAGRLQIDEPLMQELADLKRAVRAHQVILVVDGMTGQEAVRIGRTFAERIGIDGVVLSKMDGDARGGAALSLRQVTGKPILFLGTGEKLDGLEAFDPQRLAGRILGMGDVVGLVEKAREAVDEASARRLAEKMRRSEFTLEDFLEQIQQLKKMGPLEDLMGMLPGVPKEAVAQMRPDLSKFRRYEAILQSMTPRERRSPRVIDGSRRRRIAAGSGTRVSDVNQLLKEFDQARTLMKRLRHGPRGLAALRGRMR, from the coding sequence GTGTTCGAGGCACTCAGCGACCGTTTTCAGGGCATCATCCGCCATCTCACCGGCCAGGGCCGGCTGAGTCCCGACAACATCCGGGAAGCTTTGCGGGATGTCCGGCGCGCGCTGCTCGAGGCCGACGTCCAGCTCGACGTGGTGAAGGAGTTCACCTCCCGGGTCGAGGCCCGGGCGGTGGGTGAGGGGGTGCTGAAGAGCCTCACCCCCGGGCAACAGGTGGTGGGAATCGTCCATGACGAGCTGGTCAGCCTGCTCGGGAAGAGCCCGGTCACGCTTGCCGGCTCCCCGCATCTGCCCACGGTGGTGCTGCTCGCCGGATTGCAGGGCTCCGGGAAGACCACCTTCGCGGGCAAGCTCGCGCGCTGGCTCAAGCAGCGCAACAAGCGGGTGCTGCTCGCCAGCGCCGACGTCTATCGGCCGGCCGCGATCGACCAGCTGGAACGAGTCGCGACGACCGCGGAGGCCGGTTTCTGGCGGGCGCCCGAGGGAGCAACACCGCTCGAGATCGCGGCCGGCGCACTCGAGCAGGGGCGCACGCGCGGCTTCGATTTCCTGGTGCTCGACACCGCCGGGCGCCTGCAGATCGACGAGCCGCTCATGCAGGAGCTGGCCGATCTCAAGCGTGCCGTGCGCGCGCACCAGGTGATCCTGGTCGTGGACGGCATGACCGGCCAGGAAGCGGTGAGGATCGGCAGGACGTTCGCCGAGCGGATCGGAATCGACGGAGTGGTGTTGTCGAAGATGGACGGCGACGCGCGTGGCGGCGCGGCGCTGTCGCTGAGGCAGGTGACGGGAAAGCCGATCCTGTTCCTCGGCACCGGTGAGAAGCTGGACGGGCTCGAGGCGTTCGACCCGCAGCGGCTGGCCGGACGCATTCTGGGCATGGGCGACGTCGTCGGTCTGGTCGAGAAGGCGCGCGAGGCGGTGGACGAGGCCTCGGCGCGGCGGCTGGCCGAGAAGATGCGGCGCTCGGAGTTCACGCTCGAGGATTTCCTCGAGCAGATCCAGCAGCTCAAGAAGATGGGCCCGCTGGAGGATCTGATGGGCATGCTGCCGGGCGTGCCGAAGGAGGCGGTGGCGCAGATGCGTCCCGATCTCTCGAAGTTCCGGCGATACGAAGCGATTCTGCAGAGCATGACGCCGCGCGAGCGGCGCTCGCCGCGGGTGATCGACGGTAGTCGCCGCCGCCGGATCGCGGCGGGGAGTGGCACACGGGTGAGCGACGTCAATCAGTTGTTGAAGGAATTCGACCAGGCACGGACGCTGATGAAGCGCTTGAGACACGGACCGCGAGGGCTGGCCGCGCTGCGCGGCCGGATGCGGTAA
- the rpsP gene encoding 30S ribosomal protein S16 produces MAVVIRLMRAGAKKRPFYRMVAADSRRQRDGRFLEILGHYNPVADPFELVVQKDKVEAWISKGAQPSEQVASLLRKLGIVTRSQPAAHAASVEAPAAAPVARPGKAAKATSAKPAKRAVKRSVSARKTKARAARKAGKKPAVKKSAKS; encoded by the coding sequence ATGGCAGTGGTGATTCGCCTGATGCGGGCCGGCGCCAAGAAGCGGCCCTTCTACCGGATGGTGGCCGCGGACTCGCGCCGTCAGCGCGACGGTCGCTTCCTCGAAATCCTCGGCCACTACAATCCCGTGGCCGACCCCTTCGAGCTGGTGGTGCAGAAGGACAAGGTCGAGGCGTGGATCTCGAAGGGCGCGCAGCCTTCCGAGCAGGTGGCCTCGCTGCTCCGCAAGCTGGGCATCGTGACGCGTTCGCAGCCGGCGGCGCATGCGGCGAGCGTCGAGGCTCCGGCCGCGGCGCCGGTCGCCAGGCCCGGGAAGGCAGCGAAGGCGACGTCCGCAAAGCCGGCGAAGCGAGCCGTCAAGCGCTCGGTGTCGGCGCGGAAGACCAAGGCGCGGGCCGCCCGCAAGGCCGGCAAGAAGCCGGCGGTGAAGAAGTCGGCCAAGTCGTAG
- a CDS encoding tetratricopeptide repeat protein, translating into MRRARSACGRLALLTLLLAGCGGGGLRPGATTAGHDAQARERSQAFIDAGNQAYQAGDYPLALKRYAAAAVADPQDPAAYFGMGMTFTRLKREDEARAAFARARALAEEARRR; encoded by the coding sequence GTGAGGCGCGCACGATCGGCATGCGGCCGGCTCGCGCTGCTCACCCTGCTGCTCGCCGGGTGCGGCGGCGGCGGCCTGCGCCCCGGGGCGACGACCGCGGGGCATGATGCCCAGGCGCGCGAACGCTCGCAGGCGTTCATCGACGCCGGCAACCAGGCCTATCAGGCCGGTGACTATCCGCTCGCGCTCAAGCGGTACGCGGCCGCCGCGGTCGCGGATCCACAGGATCCGGCGGCCTATTTCGGCATGGGCATGACGTTCACGCGCCTCAAGCGCGAGGACGAGGCGCGCGCGGCGTTCGCGAGGGCGCGGGCGCTGGCCGAGGAAGCGCGGCGGCGTTGA
- the serS gene encoding serine--tRNA ligase: MLDLKFLRTHRDKVEAGVALKGMTVDLKTFYGVEERRLQVLHESEQLKARRNAASEQIAALKKGGQDASAEIAAMREVGDRIKALDEELRKLEEESEALAAWIPNLPHESVPPGRDSAQNQLVRTAGAQREFDFEPKPHWEIATRLGLLDFDRAPKISGSGFLLFTGRGARLERALISFMLDFHVERHGYTEVSPPHVIRRAALFGTGQLPKLEGDMYLIGEDDLFLNPTAEVPVTNIHRDEILEPGMLPRYLTAYCASYRREAGAAGRDTRGMIRVHQFDKVELVKIVAPETSYDEHEKLAREVGDIFEALELPYRVMLLCTGDLSFAAAKCYDFEVWAPGSAAWLECSSCSNFEDFQARRMGMRFRRTAGARVEFPHTLNASGVALPRTYASLLENHQRADGSVVIPAALRPYLNGLEVLTP; encoded by the coding sequence ATGCTCGATCTGAAATTTCTGCGCACTCATCGCGACAAAGTGGAAGCCGGCGTTGCCCTGAAGGGCATGACCGTCGACCTCAAGACCTTCTACGGAGTCGAGGAACGGCGCCTGCAGGTCCTTCACGAGAGCGAGCAGCTGAAGGCGCGCCGCAACGCCGCCAGCGAGCAGATCGCGGCGCTCAAGAAAGGCGGTCAGGACGCTTCGGCCGAGATCGCCGCGATGCGCGAGGTCGGCGATCGCATCAAGGCGCTCGACGAGGAGCTGCGCAAGCTCGAGGAGGAGAGCGAGGCGCTGGCGGCGTGGATTCCGAACCTGCCGCACGAATCGGTGCCGCCCGGCCGCGACTCGGCGCAGAACCAGCTGGTGCGCACGGCTGGAGCCCAGCGCGAATTCGATTTCGAGCCGAAGCCCCACTGGGAGATCGCGACCCGCCTGGGGCTCCTCGACTTCGACCGCGCGCCCAAGATCTCCGGTTCGGGATTCCTGCTCTTCACCGGGCGCGGCGCGCGTCTCGAGCGGGCGCTGATCAGCTTCATGCTCGATTTCCACGTCGAGCGCCACGGCTACACCGAGGTTTCGCCGCCGCACGTAATCCGGCGCGCGGCGTTGTTCGGAACCGGCCAGCTCCCGAAACTCGAGGGGGACATGTACCTGATCGGCGAGGACGACCTGTTCCTGAATCCGACCGCCGAAGTGCCGGTGACGAACATCCATCGCGACGAGATTCTCGAGCCAGGCATGCTGCCGCGCTATCTGACCGCGTACTGCGCGTCCTATCGCCGCGAGGCGGGCGCCGCCGGCCGCGACACGCGCGGCATGATTCGCGTGCACCAGTTCGACAAGGTCGAGCTGGTGAAGATCGTGGCGCCCGAGACCAGCTACGACGAGCACGAGAAGCTGGCGCGCGAGGTCGGCGACATCTTCGAGGCCCTCGAGCTTCCCTATCGCGTCATGCTGCTGTGCACCGGCGACCTCAGCTTCGCCGCCGCCAAGTGCTACGACTTCGAAGTGTGGGCGCCGGGCTCGGCCGCCTGGCTGGAGTGCTCGTCGTGCTCCAACTTCGAGGATTTCCAGGCGCGCCGCATGGGCATGCGGTTCCGTCGAACGGCCGGTGCCAGGGTGGAGTTCCCCCATACGCTCAACGCGTCGGGCGTGGCGCTGCCGCGCACCTACGCCTCGCTGCTCGAGAATCACCAGCGTGCCGACGGATCCGTGGTGATCCCGGCGGCGCTGCGCCCGTACCTCAATGGCCTCGAGGTGCTGACGCCTTAG